Within Egicoccus sp. AB-alg2, the genomic segment CGGCTGCTGGGACTGGAGCCGCCCGACGACGCCGGCGCCGTCCGCAGGCCGGTCGGCACCCGGGTGGTCAGCGTCTCCGACGCCGACGAGGAGGCACGCATCGCCGTCGCGTCGGTCGTCGACGCCAGCCGCGACGGGATCCCCCTCGAGCGCATCGCGGTGCTCTACCCGTCCGACCGCCCGTATGCCCGGCTCGTGGCCGAGCACCTGGAGGCGGCCGGCATCCCGTCCTTCGGCCGGGCGGTCCGGCCGCTGACGGACCGGCTGCTGGGGCGCTGGCTCCTCGACGTCCTCGACCTGCCCGCACGTGGCTGGCGCCGCGAGGACGTGTTCGCGGTGCTGGCCGGGGCGCCGGTCCGCCGGCGCGACGGCCGCCGGGTCCCGGTCGCCTGGTGGGAGCGGGTCAGCCGCGAGGCCGGCGTGGTCCGCGGCCGCGCGCAGTGGCGCGACCACCTCGACCACCTCGCACGCAGCCGGCGCAAGGACGCCGACCTGGTCGAGGCCGATCCGGACGACCAGCGCGACTGGCTCGTCGAACGCCTGCGCCGCGAGGCCGCGGACGCGGAGTCGTTGCGCGCCTTCGTCGAGGAGTTCGCCGACGCCGTCGAGGCCGGCCGCGGCGCCGAGGGCTGGGCGGCGCTGCGCGACTGGGCCCACGGGTTGCTGGACCGCTTCCTCGGCGGCGAGGACGCCTGGCAGCGCTGGCCGGAGACCGAGCGTGCCGCCGCCGAGGCCGTCGCCGCCGCCATCGACCGGCTGGGCGCGCTGGACGGCGTCGCGGACGGTGATGCCGACCCGGACACGTTTCGGCGGACCCTGGAACTGGAGCTGGAGACCGACCTCGGCCGCTCGGGCCGGTTCGGGGAAGGGGTGCTGGTCGGGCCGCTGACCTCCGCGCTGGGCGTCGACCTCGACGTGGTGGTCGTGTTGGGGCTGGCCGAGGGCGTCACCCCGACGCGGCCGCGCGAGGACTCGCTGCTGCCGGACCGCGAGCGTGCCCGTACCGACGACGAACTGCCGCGCCGCACCGAGCACGTCGACGTCGAGCACCGCCACCTGCTGGTGGCGCTGGCCCATGCCGCGCGGCGTCGCATCCTGGTCGCCCCGCGCGGCGACCTGCGCCGCAGCGCGGAGCTGGTGCCTTCACGGTGGCTGCTGGACACGGTGGAGGTCCTGGACCCCGAAGGCCGCCGGCAGCTGCCGCCGCCAGGACCGGGTGCGCCGGACTGGTTCGTGCACGTGCCGTCGTTCGCCGCCCGCGTCGGCCACGCCGCCTTCCCGGCCACCGCGACCGAGCACCGGCTGCGGCAGCTCGCCGACGGGCGCCGCGACGGCGTCACCCCGGAACGGCACCCGCTGGTGGCCGGGGATCCGGCGTTGCGTGCCGGCGCCGAGCTGGTGCTGGCCCGGGCCAGCGACGACTTCACCCGCTTCGACGGCGACCTCGGCATGGTGCGCGACCTGCTGCCCGACCCGGCCGGCGGGATCGTGTCGCCGACCGCGCTCGAGCTGTACGTCGGCTGCCCGCACGCCTACCTGCTGCGACAGGTGCTGCGGGTGAACCCGCTGGAGGAGCCCGAGGAAGAGCTCACGATCACCCCGATGCAGAAGGGCAACCTCGTCCACGAGGTGCTCGAGGAGTGGCTGCTCGGCGAGCTGCAGCACGGGGTACCGGCGCACGACCAGCCCTGGAGCGACGCCGCCCGCGACCGGCTGGCCGCCGCCGCCCGGCGGCGCTGCCAGGCCTACGAGGACGGCGGGTTGACCGGCCATCCGCGGCTGTGGGCACGCGAGCGCGAACGGCTCCTGGCGGAGCTGGCGGCCTTCCCCGCGCGCGACGACGAGCGGCGCGCGGAACTGGGCGCCACGGCGGTCGGCGCCGAGCACGCCTTCGGCATCGGCACGCAGGCCTCGCTGGAGGTCGACCTCGGTGACGGGCGCACCGTCCGGTTGCGTGGCAAGATCGACCGGCTGGACCGCGACGTCCGCGGCGGGCTGGTCGTCACCGACTACAAGCACGGCAGCCCGCGCAGCTTCTCCACCCTGTCGGAGCAGGCGCCCGACGCCGACGGGCGCAAGCTGCAGCTGCCGACGTACGGCCTGGCGGCCCGGGCCGCGTACGGGCCCGACGTCACCGTGCGGGCGGACTACTGGTTCACGTCGCACAAGGGCGGCTGGAAGCGCATCGGCTACCCGCTGACCGACGCGGTCGTGGACCGGTTCCGTCACGTACTGCGCGTGGCGCTCGACGGCATCCAGGCCGGCCACTTCCCCGCCCGCATCGAGCGGCCCACCTCCAGCCCCTGGCCCAGCTGTGAGCACTGCGACCACGACGGTCTCGGACTCGCCGACGCCTACCGCGACTGGGAACGACTGCGGCAGCACGAACGGCTGCGGACCTACGTCCGGCTCGCGGAGCCCGGCGCCGTCCCCGACGACGCCCCGGCCGCTGACACCGCCGAGGAGCCGGCGACCGACACCGCCGAGGAGCCGGCATGAGCACCACCGCCACGCCCGAGCTGCCCGACACCGCCGCCCGCCGGCTGATCCGCGGCGAGATCGGCGACGGGCTGCGGCGCACCCTGTTCGTGGAGGCCGGCGCCGGCTCGGGCAAGACCACCGCGCTGGTCGACCGGGTCGTCGCCCTGGTCGACGACGGGGTGGAGCTGGCCCGGATTGCCGCGATCACCTTCACGGAGAAGGCCGCGACCGAACTGCGCGACCGCATCCGACAGGCGTGCGAGCGCCACGCCCGCGACGACGACCCGGCCCGTGCCACCCGATTCCGGGAGGCCGCCGACCAGGTCGATGCCGCGGCCATCGGCACGCTGCACGCCTTCGCCCAGCGGCTGCTGACCGAGCATCCGATCGAGGCGCAGCTGCCCCCCAACGTCGAGGTGCTCGACGAAGTCGCCTCCGGCATCGAGTTCGAGGAGCGCTGGCGGCGCTTCCGCGACGCGCTGCTGGACGATCCCGCGCTCGAGCGCACCATCCTGCTCTCCGACGCCTGCGGGATCCGGCTGCAGGACCTGCGCGCGATGGCACTGGCGTTCGGCCGCGACTGGGACCTGGTCGCCGACCCGGACCGCTTCCCGTGGGAGCCGCAGGAACCGCCGCGCGTCGACGTCGGCCCGGTCCTCGCCGGCCTGCAGGCGGTCCTCGACGAGCGCGGCGACTGCACCGCCCCCGGCAAGGACAAGTTCCACCTCTGGCTGTGCGACCAACTGGCACCACTGGTCGAACAGCTGTCCACCGCCACCGACGAGGGCGCGGCGCTCGACCTGCTGCGCCGGGTGAAGGGCTTCCGGTTCGGACAGAAGGCGAACTGGCCCGATCTCGCCGGCACCAAGGACCGGCTCCAAGCGGCCGTCGAGGAGGCGGCGCGGTTGTCCGGGACCGTGGCCGTGGACGTGCTGCGCCGGCTGTCCCTGCTCGTGCGCACGCAGACCCTGGAGGCGGCCGCCGACCGGCGGCGCAGCGGCCGGCTGGAATTCCACGACCTGCTGGTGCTTGCACGTGACCTGCTGCGCCGGGACCCGGACGACCAGGTGCGCGCCGCGCTGCGCGATCGCTATCGCGTGCTGCTGCTCGACGAGTTCCAGGACACGGACCCGATCCAGATCGAGCTGGCGGTCCTGCTCGCCAGCGCGCAGGCGGACGCCGGCGAGCGACCGTGGCAGGAGCTGGAGGCCGAACCCGGACGGCTGTTCTTCGTCGGCGACCCCAAGCAGTCCATCTATCGCTTCCGCCGGGCCGACATCGGCCTGTTCCTCGCCGCCCGCGAGCGGTTCGCCGGCGACGAGCCCGTGCGCCTCACGACGAACTTCCGGTCGGCCCCCGGCTTGCTGGGGTGGGTCAACCACGTCTTCGGCGAGCTCATCCGCCCCCAGCCTGGTGCCCAGCCCGAGTACCAGCCGCTGGATGCGGCGCCGGGACGCCACGACGCGCCGCGCGGCCCGGGCGTCGGGCTGCTGGGGATGGAGCCACACCCCGACGATCCGCAGGCCGAGGACCTGCGCGAACGCGAGGCCGACGACGTGGCCGACACGGTGCTGCGGGCGCTCGACCCGTCCAGCCCGTGGCAGGTGCGCGACGGCGAATCGTGGCGGGACGCCCGACCCGGGGACGTCACGATCCTGCTGCCGGCCCGCACGTCGCTGTCCGCGCTGGAACGCGCGCTCGAGCGGCGCCGGATCCCCTACCGCGCCGAGGCCAGCTCGCTGGTCTACGCCACGCGCGAGATCCGTGACCTGCTGACCGCCCTGCGGGCCCTGGGCGATCCGACCGACCAGCTGTCGCTGGTCGCGGCGCTGCGCTCGCCGCTGTTCGGCTGCGGCGACGACGACCTGGTGACCTGGACCCGCCAGCATGGCGGCCGGCTCGACCTCGGCCGCCGTCTGCCCGACGACGCCCCACCGGACCACCCGGTCGCCGTGGCCCTCACGCTGCTGCGCCGACTGGCCGACGAGGCGGTGTGGGCGACCCCCAGCGAACTGCTCGACCGGCTCGCCCGCGAGCGACGCCTGTTCGAGCTCGGGCACGTGCTCGGCCACCCTCAGGACCTGTGGCGACGGCTGCGGTTCGTCATCGACCAGGCCCGCGCGTGGTCGGAGACCGAGGGCGGCACGCTGCGCCAGTACCTCGCCTGGGCCCGGCTGCAGGCCTCCGAGTCCGCCCGTGTGTCGGAGACCGTCCTGCCGGAGACCGACGAGGACGCCGTCCGGCTCATGACGATCCACGCCTCCAAGGGGCTGCAGTTCCCCATCACGATCCTCAGCGGCACCACCACCCGCCCGCAGACGCGCCGCGACCGGGTCGGGGTCGCCTGGCCGCCGCACGGACCGGTCGCCCTCAAGGTCGGCTCCGACGTGGCCACCGAGGAGTACGAGGCGTTCAAGCCGATCGACGAGCAGCTCAGCTACCACGAGCGGCTGCGGCTGCTGTACGTCGCCTGCACCCGCGCCCAGGACCACCTCGTGGTGTCGTTGCACCGGCCCGCGAAGCCACCGAAGGACCGTCCCAGCGCCAGCAACGCGCAACTGCTCGCCGAGGCGACTGCGGGTGCCCCCACCGCCGTCGCGCTCACGCAGCCGCCGTCGCTGCGCCATCTGCCCCCACCGGCAGCAGGTGACGGTGCCGTCACGCCGGTCCCCGACCTCGCCACCTGGCGGGCGCAGCGCGACGCCTCCCTGAAGGCCAGCAGCCGCCCGCGCAGCGTCGGCGCCTCGGGCGTCGAGGCGCTCGCGGTACCGGCCGGCGACGAGGTGGAGGCCGGGCTGCAGAAGGGCCCCCGAGACCTCGACCTGCCGGCCTGGAACAAGGGCCGCTACGGCACGGCCGTCGGTCGCGCCGTGCACGCCGTACTGCAGACCGTCGACCTGGCCACCGGCGCGGGTCTGGAGGCGGCCGCCCGGGCACAGGTCGCGGCCGAGGGCGTGGAGGACCGCCTCGACGACGTGGTCGCCCTCGCCCGCGCCGCACTCGGCAGCGCTTCGATCCGCGAGGCCGCCCAGCGGCCACGCTGGCGCGAGACCTACGTCGCCACCACGGTCGGTGACACGACCCTGGAGGGTTACCTCGACCTGCTCTACCGCGACGCCGACGGGGGCCTGGTCGTGGTCGACCACAAGACCGCCAGCAGCGCCCGCGACCTCGACCAACGGCTCGAGCGCTACCGGTGGCAGGGCGGCGCCTACGCGCTGGCGGTCGAGCGCGCCGTCGGCGAGCCGGTGCGTCGCGTGGTGTTCCTGTTCCTGACGCCCGAGGGCGCCATCGAACGCGAGCTCGACGACGTGCCGGCCGCCGCGGCCGCCGTCGCCCGGGTCCTCGAGGAGGCCGCCACCGCGGTGTGATCTGCGACGCGGTGGCCCGGTGGGCAGCAACTCCGGCGGCCGGCCCGGCGCCGGCCCGCCGGGACGCGCGCAGGGCGGCCGCCCCGGCGGCGCGCGCTACCGTGGGCGCGGGTCCGGCGCGTGCGACGAAGGCGGGGTGAGGCGTGGAGGGACGACCGACCGCCGCCCCACGCCCCGGCGACCCACGCAGCCGCGGGCCGCGCCCGGCCGGCGGCTGGCGTGACGGGCTGTGGCTCGGCCTGGCCGTCGGCCTGGCCGGCATCACCGCATTCCAGTTCGTGCGCCTGGCGTGGGTGGCGCTCACGGGCGAGTTGGCCGTCAGCAGTGGCGGCCTCGTCCTCGCCTTCCTCATCACCGTCGTGTGGCTGCTGACGATCTACTGGTTGGTCGCCGGCGCCTGGCGTCGCAGCGTGTGGGGCTGCCCGTTCGAGCACACCGCCGACACGGCCGCCGAACGGCGCTGCCCGCGGCACCGCATGATCGAGGATCCGCCGGAGCCGTGAGCGGGCCCGGTTGCCCGACCCCGGGCGGCGCTGGTACCTTGCCCGCTCGGCCCGCACCGGTCGTGGTCCTGCTGCGCCGGTTCGCACGTCCGCCACGTCAAACCTTCGAAGGCGAGCGCGAACCACCGAGCGCGCGGCTGCGCCGACCCGCACGAGAACGAGACGAGCCCTCCGCCATGGCCAACATCAAGTCCCAGATCAAGCGCAACCGCCAGAACGAGGCGCGCCACCAGCGCAACAAGGCGGTCCGTTCGCGGCTGAAGACCTTCACCAAGAAGTTCCAGACCGCCGTCGAGGCCGGCGACAAGCCCGCGGCCGAGGCGGCGTTCGCCGACGCCTCGCGTGCGCTGGACAAGGCCGCCAGCAAGGGCGTCATCCACCGCAACAACGCCGCCAACCGCAAGTCCGGTATGGCCAAGCGCCTCCAGAACATCTGACGCGCCGCCCTCGCGGCCGCGACAGCACAGAAGGCGCCCCTACGGGGGCGCCTTTTCCGTGTCTGCGGGCGACGGCGCGACCACCGGCTCGGTGGCCTCAACAGCGGGTGTGGCGACGCGCTGACCGTCCCCGCCCGCCACGTCCTCGCCGTCGGATGAGAAGCCACCACCCGACCCGATCCCCTGCCGGTCGGCGTGTCGGGCCGCCTGCTGTTCGGCCTCCAACGCGAACGAGCCCGCGACGGTCTCGTCGAGCAGCCGGCGCTGGCGTCGCAGCGGCGGATGGCGGTCCTCGGGCAGGTACGCGAGCAGGTCCTCGAGCGCGGCCTGGAGTCGGCGGACGACCTGCAGCGAGTCGCGCGCGTCGTGTCGGATCTCCTCGAAGGCGAGCGCGACGTAGAGGTCCCAGGTCGGCTGCGGTACGCACAGGCGAGGGGTGCCGCCCGTGTCGGCGTGCCACCCGGTCGGGAAGGAGCGTGAACCCAACAGCCGCAGCAGGTCGTGGAGCTCGTCGACCACCTGGGTGGCCGTGGTGGGATCGTTGACGCTGGGTGACAGCGAGCGCGCGGCGATGTCGATCAGCAGCCGGAACCCGAACGGCACGTCCTGGGTGATGGAGCGCTCGGCGTCGATCACCACGGTGTCCAGTAGCCGATCGCGGTCGACCCGGTGGTCGCCGTACACCTCGAACAGGCGCCCGTCCGTGGGGATGAAGTCCCCCACGGCGGGGACCATGACGACCAGCACGTCGCTGCGCTCGGCCGTCTCCAGCAGCTTCCCGACGTCGATCTCCAGCACGACGCCGTTGTGCGGCGCCAGGACCACGTCGTCGGCGTCGCGGTCCGGGACCTCGGCGTGGACGGCCGCCGGCGCCTCCGTCGCGTCGCGATAACCCTGCAGGATCTCCTGGCGGGTCTCGTCGCCGATGCGGTTGATGATCGACGTCACCCGGGCCTCGTGCAGGATGTGGTCGACGTACGAGATGAACATGCCGAGGCTGAGGACCGCGAGCACGAACGCGACGCTGACCGAGACGCTGGTGACGCTGTTGGCCTCGAAGTCGTCGTAGGTGAGCGCGAACTGCTGGAGGATGACCAGCGCGTAGGTGAACGTCGTGACGAACGTGCCCAGGGTCAGGTGGCTGTGCGCGTCCTGCAGGAAGGTCCGCACGGCCCGCGGCGAGAGCGCCTGGGTGGCCAGCTGGATGACGACGGCCACGACCGTGAGCACCAACGCCGTCAGCGTGGCGATGGACGTGGCGATCAGCGACAGGATCGTCCGGGCCGTGTCGGGCTGACCGTTGAAGAACGGGAACGGCGCCCCGTTGGTGATGACGACGTTGTCCACGGTCAGCGTGACCGCGGCGAGCACCAACGCCGCGGCGGCGCCCACGCTCGGGACGACCCACAGCCGCGAGCGGCGGTACCAACGGAAGGCCTGCAGGTACCTCGAGGGGTGCGGTCGCTCCATGCCGGCTCCCCGACGTCGCTCCGAGGCTACGACCGCACGCCGACGGGCCGTCCTGTCCGCGGGGCCCCGGTCGCAGCCGGCCGGACACGCGTCGGCCGTCCGGCGCACGAGACGGGAGGGAGGGGGCCGTTGACGCGTTGCCGGCCCTCGGCGCCGCCGATCAGCGGTCCGGCCACTCCCCCTCGTTGGTGAACCGGACCTTGCGCATCACCTGGCGGGCCTCGTCGCGGGCCTGCTCGATGGTGGTCTCGGCGGCGATCAGCTCCTCCAGGCGCTGGTACAGCGGCGTGCCGAGGACCCACGGGATGCGCGGCTCGACCGCCGTGCGCTGCTGCGCGGTGAGCTCGGCCTGCTGGAACCGCTCGGCCAGCGCGTCGCTGTTGCGCTCCAGCCAGCCGAGCAGGTTGCGCCGGTGGGTGGGGGTCAGCTCCTCCAGCGGCCGGCTGACCCCGGACGCGGACGTCCAGATGCGCCGCTGCAGCAGCACCGCCAGATCGAGGTGCGACGCGGACCGCCCGCCGTCCGAGCGTCGGTGCTGCAGCAGGGCGCGTACGCGCTGGTGCAGCGGCGCGACGTCGTCGAGCGCGACCTCCCCGGCGCGCAGGCGCTCGAGCACCGTCTCGTCGTCCGGCGCGAAGGCCGCCTCATAGCTCGAACGATGGGTGTAGAGCTGCCGGGCGATCTCGCGCAGGGTGCGGCCGTCGGCGTCGGCCAGGGCCACGACACGACCGTCCGTGAGCGTCACCTCGCGGTCCTGGTTGACGTCGTCGGGGTCGAGCGTGATCCGCGCCACTTCCCTGCCTCGTCGAGCCGGCGGCACAGCAGACCGGGCAACCCTACGTCCAGCCCGGGGCCACACCGCGCACGGCCCGTCCGCTCGGTCCACCGGATGGGGTCTGCGGGGTCCTAGCATCGGCGGTAGGCAGCCAGCGACCTCGAGGCAGACGTGGCGGACGCGACTTCTGTACGCGACGAGCAACCCCCGGATCCGACGAGCACCGCGAGCCACGAACGTGTGCTCACGGCGCTGGCGGACCTGCCGCACGACCGGCCCGAGGTGCTCGCGGAGTTCGCCCGGGCGGCGCTGCGACGGGTTCCGCCCACGATGTTGCGGGGCGCCGACGCGCCGGCGGCAGCACGGCGGATCCTCGAGGCGTTCGAGGCGATCGACCGGCGCAGCGACGGCGAGATCAACATCTCGCTGCGGGTCCCGCCGACCGGCCTGGACGGCCGGCCGGCGCTGACGTCGGTCGTCGAGGTGGCGTCGGAGGACCGGCCGTTCCTGCTGTCGACGGTGACCGACGAACTCGAACGCCAGGGCTACCGGGTCGTGCGGTCGCTGCACCCGATCGTCGGGGTCGAACGCGACGAGGACGGCCGCGTCGCCCGGATCGTGCCCGCCCGCACCGCCGAGCACCGCGAGTCGCTGCTGCACCTCGAGCTCGGCGAACGCATCTCCGAGTCGGCCGCCGCGGAGCTGTGCCAGCAGCTGCGACGGCTCGTCGACGACGTGATGATCGCCACGGGTGACTTCGACGCGATGTGCGCCCGCATCCGCGAGGTGGCGCAGGCGCTGCAGAACGGCCGCTGGTCCCACGCACCCGAGGACGAGCAGGCCGAGGTCGCCGCGCTGCTGGACTGGCTGCTGGACGAGAACCTCGTGTTGCTGGGCATCCGCGAGTACGACCTCGGCGAGGAGGACGGCCGTCGCGTCGCCGCCGTCGTGCCCGGCAGCGGGCTCGGCCTGCTGCGTGACGAGTCGTCGTCGCGGTTCAGCGAGCCCGTGCCGATCGACACGCTGCCCGCTCACGAGCGCGAGCACCTCGAACGCCCGCACCTGCTGACCGTCACCCGCACCAACCGGCTGTCGACCGTGCAGCGACGCGTGCGCATGGAGTACTTCGGGCTCTCGCGCGTGGACGAGGACGGCCGCGTCGTCGGCGAGTTCCGCATCCTCGGGCTGTTCACCCGCAAGGGCTACACCGAGCCGGCCCGCAGCACCCCCGTGCTGCGCGACAAGCTGCGCCGGATCCTCGAGACCGAGGACGTGGTGGCCGGCTCGCACGACGAGGTGATGCTGCTCTCGCTGTTCCAGGCCCTGCCCAAGGACGAGCTGTTCCAGTCCTCGACGGAAACGCTGCACCGCACGCTGGTCGGGCTGCTGCACGCCGAGGAGCACCGCGAGATCCGGACCCTCGCGCGCGTCGACCACCACACGCGCACCGTGTCAGTCCTGGTGGCGGTGCCACGCGACGTGTACTCGCCGCAGTTGCGCGAGCGGCTGCAGGTGCTGCTGACACGCACCTACGGCACCGCCAAGATCGACGTGGAGGTGTCCCTCGGCGACCGCAACGAGGCGCTCGCCCGCTTCCTGCTGCAACTCGACGGCGAGGTCCCCGAGGTCTCGCTCGCCAGCCTTCAGAACGACGTCCGCAAGCTGGCCCGCTCGTGGCTGGACGAGTTGACCGTGAAGCTGCGCACCCTCCTCGACGAGGGCGAGGCACAGCGACTGACCAGCACGGTCGGCACCCGGCTGCCGCGGGCCTACCGCGACACCGTCGACACCGACGTGGCCGTGCAAGACGTGGTGCTGCTCGACGAGGTGCTGCGCAGCGAGCACGGCCTGCTGGTGCGCCTGCAGGCCGGCGACGACTCGCTGCTGCGCCTGAAGGCCGCCAAGCTCGGACCCCCGCTGGAGCTGTCCGGCTTCCTGCCCATCCTGGAGAGCCTCGGGCTGATCGTCACCGAGGAGGTCCCGCACGCGCTCGAACGCCACGGCGACGAGCCCAAGGTCCAGCTGCACGACTTCGGCGTGCGCACCGACGACCTCGACGTGGTCGCCGACGGACCGCGGCTGGCCGACGCCGTCCTGGCGGCCTGGCGTGGTCACTTCCAGGTGGACTCGCTCAACCGGCTGGTGCTGTGCGCCCAGATGCCGTGGCGCGACGTGTCGCTGCTGCGGGCCTACCGCCGCTACCGACGCCAGGTCGGCACGGCCTACACGCCCGAGTACCAGAACGACGCGCTGGTCGCCCATCCGGAGGTGGCCCGGGCACTCGTCGACCACTTCCACACCCGTTTCGACCCGCACCGCAACGCCGGCGAACAGGAGCTCGAGGCGTCGCGGCAGCGGGTCATCGAGGCCTGCGACCGGCTCGACCGACTCGATCACGACCGCATCCTGCGCGGCTTCCTCGACCTCATCGACGCCACCCTGCGCACCAACGCGTTCCGTGAGGACGCCCGCGCCGACGGTTCGCGCGAGCCGTACTTCGCCTTCAAGATGGACCCGACCCGGGTGCCGGGCATGCCGGCGCCGGTCCCCTACCGCGAGATCTTCGTCCACTCCCCCCGCGTCGAGGGCGTGCACCTGCGCGGCGGCCGCGTCGCCCGCGGGGGGCTGCGCTGGTCGGACCGCAAGGACGACGTGCGCACCGAGGTGCTCGACCTCGTCAAGGCGCAGATCCTGAAGAACGCGCTGATCGTGCCCACCGGCGCGAAGGGCGGGTTCGTGCTCATGCGCGAGCCGCAGGACCCCGACGCGCGCCGGGACGAGGTCCGCCGTCAGTACGTCACCTTCGTGCGCGGCCTCCTCGACGTCACCGACGACCTCGAGGGCGACGAGGTGGTCCCGCCGGCCGACGTCGTGCGACGCGACGGCGACGACCACTACCTCGTCGTCGCCGCCGACCGCGGCACCGCGACGTTCTCGGACACCGCGAACCTGCTCTCACGCCGCTACGGGTTCTGGCTCGACGACGCCTTCGCCTCCGGCGGCTCCAACGGCTACGACCACAAGGCCCTGGGCGTGACCGCCCGCGGCGCGTGGGTGGCCGTGCAGCGCCACTTCCGTGAGCTCGGTATGGACGTGCAGACCGAACCGATCACGGTGGTCGGCATCGGTGACATGTCGGGTGACGTGTTCGGCAACGGCCTGCTGCGCTCGCGGACCGTCAAGCTGGTGGCCGCCTTCGACCACCGCCACGTCTTCCTCGACCCCGACCCCGACCCGGAAGTCGCCTTCGAGGAGCGCCGGCGGCTGTTCGAGCTACCGGGCAGCAGCTGGGACGACTACGACCGCGACAAGCTGTCGCCCGGTGGCGGGATCCACCCGCGCACCGTCCGGTCGATCCCACTGTCGGAAGAGGTCCGCGAGGCGCTGCGGGTCGACGCCGAGGAGCTGACGCCGCCCGAACTGATCCGCGCCATCCTCGGCGCGCCCGTCGACCTGCTGTTCGCCGGCGGGATCGGCACCTACGTCAAGGCCTCGTCCGAGCGGCACGACCAGGTCGGCGACCGCACCAACGACGAGGTCCGCATCGACGCCACCGGCCTGCGGGCCCGCGTGTTCGCCGAGGGAGCCAACCTCGCCATCACCCAGCGGGGCCGCATCGAGTACGCCCGCCACGGCGGCCGGATCAACCAGGACGCGATCGACAACGCCGCCGGTGTGTCGACCTCGGACCACGAGGTGAACCTCAAGATCCTGCTGACGCTGGCCGTCGAGGAGGGTCGCCTCGGTCAGGACGAGCGCGACAAGCTGCTCGCCGATCTGGCCGACGACGTCGTCGCCGACGTCATGCGC encodes:
- a CDS encoding NAD-glutamate dehydrogenase; its protein translation is MLTALADLPHDRPEVLAEFARAALRRVPPTMLRGADAPAAARRILEAFEAIDRRSDGEINISLRVPPTGLDGRPALTSVVEVASEDRPFLLSTVTDELERQGYRVVRSLHPIVGVERDEDGRVARIVPARTAEHRESLLHLELGERISESAAAELCQQLRRLVDDVMIATGDFDAMCARIREVAQALQNGRWSHAPEDEQAEVAALLDWLLDENLVLLGIREYDLGEEDGRRVAAVVPGSGLGLLRDESSSRFSEPVPIDTLPAHEREHLERPHLLTVTRTNRLSTVQRRVRMEYFGLSRVDEDGRVVGEFRILGLFTRKGYTEPARSTPVLRDKLRRILETEDVVAGSHDEVMLLSLFQALPKDELFQSSTETLHRTLVGLLHAEEHREIRTLARVDHHTRTVSVLVAVPRDVYSPQLRERLQVLLTRTYGTAKIDVEVSLGDRNEALARFLLQLDGEVPEVSLASLQNDVRKLARSWLDELTVKLRTLLDEGEAQRLTSTVGTRLPRAYRDTVDTDVAVQDVVLLDEVLRSEHGLLVRLQAGDDSLLRLKAAKLGPPLELSGFLPILESLGLIVTEEVPHALERHGDEPKVQLHDFGVRTDDLDVVADGPRLADAVLAAWRGHFQVDSLNRLVLCAQMPWRDVSLLRAYRRYRRQVGTAYTPEYQNDALVAHPEVARALVDHFHTRFDPHRNAGEQELEASRQRVIEACDRLDRLDHDRILRGFLDLIDATLRTNAFREDARADGSREPYFAFKMDPTRVPGMPAPVPYREIFVHSPRVEGVHLRGGRVARGGLRWSDRKDDVRTEVLDLVKAQILKNALIVPTGAKGGFVLMREPQDPDARRDEVRRQYVTFVRGLLDVTDDLEGDEVVPPADVVRRDGDDHYLVVAADRGTATFSDTANLLSRRYGFWLDDAFASGGSNGYDHKALGVTARGAWVAVQRHFRELGMDVQTEPITVVGIGDMSGDVFGNGLLRSRTVKLVAAFDHRHVFLDPDPDPEVAFEERRRLFELPGSSWDDYDRDKLSPGGGIHPRTVRSIPLSEEVREALRVDAEELTPPELIRAILGAPVDLLFAGGIGTYVKASSERHDQVGDRTNDEVRIDATGLRARVFAEGANLAITQRGRIEYARHGGRINQDAIDNAAGVSTSDHEVNLKILLTLAVEEGRLGQDERDKLLADLADDVVADVMRDVDRQTAALSQELARSPDSLDAYEQFMRRLEANTEFDREVQILPDTEELTARGESRAGLVRPELATLLAWAKREIKEALLASAVPDEDLLQPLLADYFPDAVSERFADLLPRHRLRRELIATMAANDIVDRMGVTFPTSLSDQAGVPLTEVVLAYFVAREVVRAAHWWDLLEQAQSLHDPQRALELEQIVDRLVARVASTVLLDPLLRTPTSLLERDRPVADELLDNMLDLGTPSQRRARVAHARWLVDDLVDPELARFLACAGDLAMIPDVAYVLSRAAGKRNPSDVADAFLRLGETLHVDRIEQALERAAVHTPWARRQRGGLANDMRRLRREATLTALERFPDDPESEAVQQFLVERPSALERIRTVVKQADGQESLDAIAVAVRTIRDAIERGA